In the Drosophila takahashii strain IR98-3 E-12201 chromosome 3R, DtakHiC1v2, whole genome shotgun sequence genome, one interval contains:
- the eIF4B gene encoding eukaryotic translation initiation factor 4B isoform X1 encodes MCMCIGELLKIKVSLDILVKMATAGKKGKKNKGTVISLQSFLSNADAPVGTTQVSKKIRNFDGEDSDEGSGSLPLIYQLPTAPRANRIFDDNSIPHKAPFIAYINNLPFDANEDDLYDFFGGINLISLRLPREDGENGRSRGFGYVELENREDLIHVLSLPDPSIKGRRIRIELSNENDQQNRQKNNRRFDGFGNSGENRDSGNWRRDSQNNGSGYPSNFDRSFNRERKPLPEREEANTPGSWRTSARQQSIDSSPTRRDVDQVSEKYRDGRGRVAERYTREDTAKLEERPKLNLKPRTLPLPDLKKIDIEKSDDEINSAKQSGTLSMNVFGSAKPVDTAARELAIEERLALARKQDKSRQEEEFLSDKLCEVQIDKNDNESTNATVSWRRNQDNKEGNKINTCQDEKREEANHKLNHPRDRSDRLEVLKEKTSTNGEVKIEDDGKLKRDTRGERSLPKNIPQNELFIFLHCTLGQPIQFLAKNTLLFFKKITLLS; translated from the exons ATGTGTATGTGCATTGGTGAACTtctcaaaattaaagttagTTTGGATATATTGGTTAAAATGGCTACTGCAG gaaaaaaggGTAAAAAGAACAAAGGAACTGTTATATCTCTTCAATCGTTCCTTTCTAATGCTGATGCCCCAGTTGGAACCACtcaagtttcaaaaaaaattcgaaattttgatgGCGAGGACAGCGATGAAGGAAGTGGTTCATTGCCTCTAATTTATCAGCTTCCCACAGCGCCTCGAGCAAATCGGATATTTGATGATAATTCTATTCCTCATAAAGCCCCGTTTATCGCTTATATTAATAACTTGCCATTTGATGCAAATGAAGATGACCTTTACGACTTTTTTGGaggtattaatttaatttctttgagACTTCCCCGTGAAGATGGTGAAAACGGCCGTTCGAGAGGCTTTGGCTATGTTGAGTTGGAAAATCGAGAGGATTTGATTCATGTACTTAGTTTACCAGATCCATCTATTAAAGGTCGTCGCATTCGCATAGAGCTATCGAATGAAAACGATCAGCAAAACCGGCAGAAAAATAACAGGCGGTTTGATGGCTTCGGTAATAGTGGAGAAAATAGAGACTCGGGAAATTGGAGACGAGATAGTCAAAATAATGGCAGTGGATATCCTTCCAATTTTGACAGGAGCTTTAATAGGGAAAGAAAACCATTGCCAGAAAGGGAAGAAGCAAACACCCCAGGTTCTTGGCGCACAAGCGCTAGACAACAATCCATTGATTCTTCGCCTACACGGAGAGATGTTGACCAAGTATCTGAAAAATATCGTGACGGTCGTGGCAGGGTTGCTGAACGATATACGCGAGAAGATACTGCCAAGTTGGAAGAAAGGCCAAAGTTAAATCTAAAACCTCGAACTTTACCATTgccagatttaaaaaaaattgacatcgAAAAAAGTGATGACGAAATTAATTCGGCTAAGCAAAGTGGAACTTTATCAATGAATGTGTTTGGATCGGCAAAACCGGTAGACACAGCTGCGCGAGAATTGGCAATAGAGGAACGTTTAGCTCTTGCTCGAAAACAGGATAAGAGCCGCCAAGAGGAGGAGTTCTTAAGTGACAAGCTTTGTGAAGTCCAAATAGATAAAAACGATAATGAAAGCACAAATGCAACTGTTAGCTGGCGCCGGAATCAAGACAATAAGGAaggcaacaaaattaataCTTGTCAAG atGAAAAACGTGAAGAAGCTAATCATAAATTAAATCATCCTCGAGACCGATCCGACAG gcttgaagttttaaaagaaaaaaccagtACGAACGGGGAGGTCAAAATTGAAGATGATGGCAAACTCAAACGGGATACTCGTGGTGAACGTTCACTGCCGAAGAATATTCCCCAAAATGAACTT tttattttcctgcattgcacactgggccagccgatccaatttttggccaaaaatacgttattgttttttaagaaaattacctTATTAAGTTAG
- the eIF4B gene encoding eukaryotic translation initiation factor 4B isoform X2 — protein MCMCIGELLKIKVSLDILVKMATAGKKGKKNKGTVISLQSFLSNADAPVGTTQVSKKIRNFDGEDSDEGSGSLPLIYQLPTAPRANRIFDDNSIPHKAPFIAYINNLPFDANEDDLYDFFGGINLISLRLPREDGENGRSRGFGYVELENREDLIHVLSLPDPSIKGRRIRIELSNENDQQNRQKNNRRFDGFGNSGENRDSGNWRRDSQNNGSGYPSNFDRSFNRERKPLPEREEANTPGSWRTSARQQSIDSSPTRRDVDQVSEKYRDGRGRVAERYTREDTAKLEERPKLNLKPRTLPLPDLKKIDIEKSDDEINSAKQSGTLSMNVFGSAKPVDTAARELAIEERLALARKQDKSRQEEEFLSDKLCEVQIDKNDNESTNATVSWRRNQDNKEGNKINTCQDEKREEANHKLNHPRDRSDRLEVLKEKTSTNGEVKIEDDGKLKRDTRGERSLPKNIPQNELVLQSSNKYSGLDEEGSE, from the exons ATGTGTATGTGCATTGGTGAACTtctcaaaattaaagttagTTTGGATATATTGGTTAAAATGGCTACTGCAG gaaaaaaggGTAAAAAGAACAAAGGAACTGTTATATCTCTTCAATCGTTCCTTTCTAATGCTGATGCCCCAGTTGGAACCACtcaagtttcaaaaaaaattcgaaattttgatgGCGAGGACAGCGATGAAGGAAGTGGTTCATTGCCTCTAATTTATCAGCTTCCCACAGCGCCTCGAGCAAATCGGATATTTGATGATAATTCTATTCCTCATAAAGCCCCGTTTATCGCTTATATTAATAACTTGCCATTTGATGCAAATGAAGATGACCTTTACGACTTTTTTGGaggtattaatttaatttctttgagACTTCCCCGTGAAGATGGTGAAAACGGCCGTTCGAGAGGCTTTGGCTATGTTGAGTTGGAAAATCGAGAGGATTTGATTCATGTACTTAGTTTACCAGATCCATCTATTAAAGGTCGTCGCATTCGCATAGAGCTATCGAATGAAAACGATCAGCAAAACCGGCAGAAAAATAACAGGCGGTTTGATGGCTTCGGTAATAGTGGAGAAAATAGAGACTCGGGAAATTGGAGACGAGATAGTCAAAATAATGGCAGTGGATATCCTTCCAATTTTGACAGGAGCTTTAATAGGGAAAGAAAACCATTGCCAGAAAGGGAAGAAGCAAACACCCCAGGTTCTTGGCGCACAAGCGCTAGACAACAATCCATTGATTCTTCGCCTACACGGAGAGATGTTGACCAAGTATCTGAAAAATATCGTGACGGTCGTGGCAGGGTTGCTGAACGATATACGCGAGAAGATACTGCCAAGTTGGAAGAAAGGCCAAAGTTAAATCTAAAACCTCGAACTTTACCATTgccagatttaaaaaaaattgacatcgAAAAAAGTGATGACGAAATTAATTCGGCTAAGCAAAGTGGAACTTTATCAATGAATGTGTTTGGATCGGCAAAACCGGTAGACACAGCTGCGCGAGAATTGGCAATAGAGGAACGTTTAGCTCTTGCTCGAAAACAGGATAAGAGCCGCCAAGAGGAGGAGTTCTTAAGTGACAAGCTTTGTGAAGTCCAAATAGATAAAAACGATAATGAAAGCACAAATGCAACTGTTAGCTGGCGCCGGAATCAAGACAATAAGGAaggcaacaaaattaataCTTGTCAAG atGAAAAACGTGAAGAAGCTAATCATAAATTAAATCATCCTCGAGACCGATCCGACAG gcttgaagttttaaaagaaaaaaccagtACGAACGGGGAGGTCAAAATTGAAGATGATGGCAAACTCAAACGGGATACTCGTGGTGAACGTTCACTGCCGAAGAATATTCCCCAAAATGAACTT
- the LOC138913292 gene encoding uncharacterized protein, producing the protein MNKKNKKCYEELLQYIKENVFDLEPSKIITDYEAAMRKAIRNVYPTVKTVGCWFHFCQALRRNMSKRKSLLEFIRNSKLASSDFHKILALPLLPLYLIESVFHEIKIRIFMFDVNNDFRNFLTYFDKQWIKKVGCNNFSVYKENTRTTAAVEGHNGVLGRSVLPNGNFFKFVKVIRDEEYFKSRQFIQLTESGGSSTHKRRKENIEKDKKIKEATLLLEEGKLNAASFFSRMVYKDNDISANMMEKKNIFDDVDDDSADENSDKEEAANNPIATTDDRKCVVCLDLVPNILFFPCKHLKTCAECHLKLQAEAIASNLEHYKCTYCRKDVEDTMQVFI; encoded by the exons atgaataaaaaaaataaaaaatgttatgaagaattattacaatatatcaaagaaaatgtattcGATTTGGAGccttcaaaaataataacagaTTATGAGGCAGCCATGAGAAAAGCCATCCGAAATGTGTATCCCACAGTTAAAACTGTTGGTTGCTG gTTCCATTTTTGCCAAGCATTAAGAAGAAATATGAGCAAACGCAAGTCCTTGCTAGAATTTATTAGGAATTCAAAACTAGCTAGTTCGGATTTTCACAAAATATTGGCTTTACCATTGCTACCTCtgtatttaattgaaagcgTTTTTCACGAAATCAAGATTCGAATTTTTATGTTTGATGTTAACAACGATTTTCgcaattttttaacttatttcgACAAGCAGTGGATTAAGAAG GTGGGCTGCAATAACTTTTCAGTGTATAAGGAAAATACTCGCACGACAGCAGCTGTGGAAGGACACAATGGTGTTTTAGGGCGTTCTGTGTTGCCAAATggcaatttctttaaatttgttaaagttATTCGGGACGAGGAATACTTTAAAAGTCGCCAATTTATACAACTAACTGAGAGTGGAGGTTCTTCGACACATAAAAGACGAAAGGAGAATAttgaaaaagataaaaagatTAAGGAAGCAACATTGCTATTGGAGGAAGGAAAGCTAAATGcagcttcctttttttctcGGATGGTGTATAAGGATAATGACATTAGTGCCAACatgatggaaaaaaaaaacatttttgatgaTGTAGATGACGATTCGGCAGACGAAAATTCAGATAAGGAGGAAGCCGCTAATAATCCGATAGCAACAACTGACGATCGTAAATGTGTGGTTTGTTTGGACTTggttccaaatattttattttttccatgcaaacatttaaaaacttgcgctgaatGTCATCTAAAACTACAAGCAGAAGCAATTGCAAGTAACTTAGAGCATTACAAGTGCACTTATTGCAGAAAAGATGTTGAAGATACCATGCAagtctttatttaa